From Acidobacteriota bacterium, a single genomic window includes:
- a CDS encoding restriction endonuclease, SacI family produces MRIDRELAAQALRDSVAPPRQVLPSGASQLGVPQSSRHDVADQPDAAHAVSAWTDRVEHLSQLCAEAKSNTHIAFLGTAMLAKAVDRRADLFAIKPTHAPGNPNAFSARSLCHSVLVPLAAELGFHIGVTGREPLNNQPYFRMSRLDDGTPVHPRARAAFEYTVRLVRKLNDLEDEAEARAALRAFVAVRRRYQPHYTWQEGEFEITPDRLAEVIREFVEQDSEGGRRAQAVVAGLMDLFAGPDRVETGRVNDPSRKHPGDVCVLMDSDTTDIEKAIEVRDKPVTASDVRIFVRKCIQMGAREAALVIVCIRQESLEQATLTEWADDLGVGLTVFESWSDFVEQVLFWSQPPKPIAAHEAVTSIRDRLIGVEATPEAVTRWLELTQGELG; encoded by the coding sequence ATGCGGATTGACAGAGAACTCGCCGCCCAGGCGCTGCGTGACTCGGTCGCTCCACCGCGTCAGGTCCTCCCCTCTGGAGCTTCCCAACTGGGCGTCCCGCAGTCTTCGCGCCATGACGTAGCGGATCAGCCTGATGCGGCTCACGCCGTCTCGGCGTGGACGGATCGAGTCGAGCACCTCTCGCAACTCTGCGCGGAGGCCAAGTCCAACACGCACATCGCCTTTCTGGGAACAGCCATGCTCGCGAAGGCGGTTGATCGTCGCGCCGACTTGTTCGCCATCAAGCCGACCCATGCGCCTGGGAATCCGAACGCGTTTTCCGCACGCAGCCTCTGCCATAGCGTTCTCGTTCCGCTAGCTGCGGAGCTGGGCTTCCACATCGGCGTGACTGGCCGCGAGCCGCTAAACAACCAACCGTACTTTCGAATGTCGCGACTGGATGACGGTACGCCGGTACATCCGCGCGCCCGTGCAGCGTTCGAATACACGGTTCGGCTGGTGCGGAAGCTGAACGATCTCGAGGACGAGGCGGAAGCGCGGGCCGCCCTCCGGGCCTTCGTTGCTGTGCGCCGCCGCTACCAACCTCATTACACGTGGCAGGAGGGCGAGTTCGAGATCACTCCAGATCGGTTGGCCGAAGTAATCCGGGAATTCGTCGAGCAAGATTCGGAGGGTGGACGACGCGCCCAGGCCGTAGTCGCTGGTCTGATGGATCTGTTCGCTGGCCCCGACCGGGTAGAGACCGGTCGAGTCAACGACCCCAGCCGGAAGCATCCGGGCGATGTCTGCGTGCTAATGGATTCCGATACTACCGACATCGAGAAGGCGATCGAGGTCCGGGACAAGCCGGTGACGGCGTCCGATGTCCGTATCTTTGTCCGAAAATGCATCCAAATGGGCGCACGGGAAGCGGCGTTAGTCATTGTGTGCATTCGCCAAGAGTCGTTGGAGCAGGCTACGCTGACAGAATGGGCCGATGACCTTGGCGTCGGCCTGACCGTTTTCGAGAGTTGGTCCGACTTCGTCGAGCAGGTCCTCTTCTGGAGCCAGCCGCCCAAACCGA
- a CDS encoding helix-turn-helix transcriptional regulator — protein sequence MLRVRLRKAMEEHQRRTGERMTYELLAARTGLAKTTVESIAARRTYNTRLSTIEKLCIALGCAPGDLLELRASDEDTHDAD from the coding sequence TTGCTACGGGTACGGCTTCGGAAGGCAATGGAGGAGCATCAGCGCCGGACCGGCGAGCGCATGACCTATGAGCTTCTTGCTGCTCGCACCGGGCTCGCAAAGACTACGGTCGAGTCTATCGCCGCCCGCAGGACCTACAACACCCGCCTCAGTACGATCGAGAAACTCTGCATCGCGTTAGGCTGCGCGCCCGGCGATCTTCTCGAACTGCGCGCCTCCGATGAGGACACCCACGATGCGGATTGA
- a CDS encoding DNA cytosine methyltransferase: MGRRLTAISLYTGAGGLDFGFEAAGFDTRVAVEMDPASCRTVRLNRPQWGLLEGDIHGIASAAILEKADLGAGEADVLIGGPPCQPFSKSSYWVNGDAGRLEDPRADTLSAYLRVLRDTRPKAFLLENVYGLVYKGKDEGLRHLIEGFERINRETGTNYVVSWRMLNAAHYGVPQRRERVFLIGSRDGVEFRFPEPTHMEAGENRLFDHREPYRTAWDAIGDLIDQPGEPALTVGGKWADLLPTIPEGKNYLWHTNRGGGSQLFGWRTRYWSFLLKLAKSLPSWTIQAHPGSSIGPFHWRNRKLSVEEMCRLQTFPALEFECSRTVAQRMLGNAVPSLLAEVLAREIRRQLLGDQNDPGPLRLIPPVRTPVPDPDPTMELPQKYRTLIGSYPDHPG, from the coding sequence GTGGGACGGCGGCTAACAGCGATCAGCCTGTACACCGGTGCCGGCGGCCTTGATTTTGGTTTCGAGGCGGCCGGCTTCGACACGAGGGTGGCCGTGGAGATGGATCCAGCTTCCTGTCGCACGGTGCGGCTCAACAGACCGCAGTGGGGACTTCTCGAAGGAGACATCCACGGGATCGCATCGGCGGCGATTCTGGAAAAGGCCGATCTGGGGGCGGGAGAGGCAGATGTACTGATCGGTGGCCCCCCCTGCCAGCCCTTTTCGAAGTCGTCCTACTGGGTAAATGGAGACGCGGGCCGACTCGAAGATCCCCGTGCAGATACCCTTTCGGCGTACCTGCGGGTTCTGCGGGACACGCGACCGAAGGCGTTTCTCCTAGAGAACGTGTACGGCTTGGTCTACAAAGGGAAGGACGAAGGGCTACGGCATCTGATCGAAGGCTTCGAGCGCATCAACCGCGAGACTGGGACTAACTACGTAGTTAGTTGGAGAATGCTCAACGCGGCGCACTATGGCGTACCGCAACGCCGCGAGCGAGTCTTCTTGATTGGGAGTCGCGATGGGGTGGAGTTCCGTTTCCCGGAGCCCACTCACATGGAAGCGGGGGAGAATAGGCTATTCGACCACCGCGAGCCGTACCGGACCGCTTGGGATGCGATCGGGGACTTGATCGATCAGCCGGGCGAGCCTGCGCTTACGGTTGGCGGCAAGTGGGCGGACCTACTGCCCACCATTCCCGAGGGGAAGAACTATCTTTGGCACACGAATCGAGGCGGCGGATCACAACTGTTCGGTTGGCGAACCCGTTACTGGAGCTTCCTCCTCAAGCTCGCCAAGAGTCTGCCGTCTTGGACGATTCAGGCACACCCGGGCTCGTCCATCGGTCCATTCCATTGGCGCAACCGCAAGCTCTCAGTCGAGGAAATGTGCCGTCTCCAGACCTTCCCCGCCTTGGAGTTTGAGTGCAGCCGCACGGTCGCGCAAAGGATGTTGGGCAACGCTGTCCCTTCACTCCTCGCCGAAGTGCTAGCTAGGGAGATCCGGCGTCAGCTACTGGGAGACCAGAACGATCCCGGCCCCCTTCGGCTCATACCTCCGGTTCGGACGCCTGTACCCGACCCCGACCCGACTATGGAGTTGCCCCAGAAGTACCGCACGCTGATCGGATCGTATCCGGATCATCCTGGCTAG